TCATGCATGGTAAAGTAGGTTTTAACTTTTGaccatgttttgtttttggtggaTAAATTTCACCATGCATGTAGCTGACTCATGACCTGCATGCTTGTCCGTAAGGCCAATGACACGTTTTAACCAAATTGACTGACAATTGAATAATGCAACTGTATGTTTTGTTCTCGTCTAAGTCTTTATGGTCAAGGGAGATGAACACTCATGGATCTTTCCCCCACACACTCTGTTGCAACCAAATTGACTTGATGTACTATAATTTTTACAATCTAGAAGCGTCAAGGTATTTCCAGTTCGTTAGATACGAGTTTGACATATTTCCTATTGCGAGTTTGACATATTTCCTATTGCAAGTAGAGGTAAGCAAGCACAGTCCAAGTTAGATCAGTTTTATCTCAAAATTACAGCCAAACCaacggtttggttcggtttggCAATAGATATTGCATACTCAAACAGTGAAAACCAACGACTGTTAAGTTCAGTAATACTTCATATTTTTACCCACCCTCAAACACGTCTATATTTAAGGTTTTCTTTCGGGGGAAGGGGGGATGGTGGTAAAACTCTCCTACTTTCttgggttattacattacAAATAGAAAGATACCTAGCAGCCCAGCCCCAACTGCCTGCAAACGAAATCATCGGCTGTTTACATGTGACGaatcaaaattataaaacagATCCTTTCATTTAACGGTCCAAACTAAAGAGCCTCATATCGTTTGTATCTTAAATCTATTACGGGCTTACCCTTGCACGAAAAACACTTTTCACCAGTTTCACAGCTAACATTAGGTGAAGgtctccaaaaaaaaaattacatgcGACCATTTATCAACTTCCAGTATAATAATTCACTCAGGTTTGGAGATTTATTTTACAGAAGCAGTGTTAGTTTCAGAGGAGTTCCAGTATAAATCTACTCAGTGACACCACAAATGTTGTCTGAGCTATTCACATGAAAGATAGTTGGGTTCTTGTCTACGAACTGGTCTTTAATATTTTCTCACCATTTCCCAACTTTTGTCTCACAAAATACAACGGGTATCTGGCTGGTTGAAGGCAACCGCAATGCTCATATTTACTTGCTATATCATGGGAAGCATTTCATTCTCTGCAAAATGACACTGGATAAGTCCATGTATAATGTCTGAAAATATCATGTTAAATGGAACTCCCTTTTACCtgtctttcaatttcaatagCAGATGCAGCGAGCCTCCGCTTCATAATTGACCTCTCATGTTCACAACTCTCCATCTCGGTATCTAAAAGTTACATAACCAAGCCATAAACACAATGTAAATTCAACCAATTCAAATGTGATAATCAACATCTCTAATGCAACAAACACCAGATCTGTCTTCATTTGGCGCCTGTAAGACATGTATTAACAAGGAACAAGTAATGAAGCAGAAAATTCAGCAATATACATGGTTCAGCCTTTGGTCTCAAACTATTCAAAAACCTACTGATGCTTCTTTATCCAGTCATTGAAGTTAATAGTGCCAAGACATATCTGGATATAGCCAAAATAGGTGAATAAGTAATTCCAAACAGAATACTGGAAGATATTTAAATGAAACCAGGCTTCTTTACAATTTGTATAGTCCTATATCCCCTCCGTCCCCACCCACCCCCCTTCACTTTTACTCCCTTCTCAAAGCCTCATTAAGTTTCTCAAGCACAGTACTAAACAAAGCAATTTTACAAAATGGTTCTATATGTATCATTCATGCACCACATTCCATCAAAATTATTTCATATGAAACTAGTACAGTCAAAGACAAAATTAACAAGTGCTTGATTCTCACCATAGTAGTATGATGACAGAATTGTAATGCGCTCAGTAGGctggggaaaaagaaaagaaaagaaataaagttagaaataaaataataaccaTTTCACAGCCAAGATTGCAGTGATGATAAATCTTCATCAAAATGATGTACAAGTGTTGAGACACAGAGCATATATGATAAAAGCATAACTGGATGCATAAATAGACCAGTAAGCTGGAGCAAGAAGTAAGGCTGATTAACCACATGCAACTAATGAGAACCCTGTATAAGGAAGGAAATACTAATATCAGAGACACTGGTCTTTATTGAACACTACCCTTGTTGCATAGAGTCAAAGTACAACAATCCAACAGTTACACAGTCCTATCCTATCCAAGCATGAAGATAAAGCATTCATACACCAGAGAATGATAATCAGATGACTCCACTAAATTCATTATGATTAAAGATTACCCattgaaggaaaaattatAATTCTAAAGTTTGTAGGACTGATACAATACTATTGAAAACAGGAACTGGTGAAAGCACATGCATATGAGCATACCATCACAAAAATCCCCTCGCGGCGAGTAGGGAGTTCCTCAAGCGCTTTCAAGGTCTCATCACCCTTAGTAACTTTCCCAAATATTGCATACTGGAAAGGATTCGTTATGTGAACACATTATTAACAATCATGTGAGATGAAATGCAATGCTGAATTGGTGTGCTCGAATTGTGCTAGCAAAGTGTAGTTAGCATACAAACCTGACCATCAAGATGAGGGGAATCTCCAAGAAGCATTGAGAAAGAGGATGCGGCACTATTTGGGTCTTCATATCtacccaaaacaaaagcaaaatcaaaagCAAACACAAATAATCACAACCcagaaattgaatttgatataGAACTTAAAAGCTAGAAACTTTAACAGTAGCAAGCATCACCTTCCCATTGAGAGAATGCCCCTGACGTGCTTAACTTGACTGAACTCACCGATCACCGTCTTCTCAgcttctcttctctgctccTCGTTCATGGGAGCCAATCTTCCACTGGCCACGTCAGCCACTTGGGCAACGAAGCCCTTCTCAACCCTAAAGAAGTGGTTGGTGTTATAGCCTCCGAGACGAACCAGCTTGTAGATGTGCTCAACGGTTTTGGGGGCGACGCTCGGGTAGAACCCGAATTCGATGTCTCCATAATTGGTCTGCAAACACACACAAACCAAAATCTGAGTGCGTCATCATAAATTCAAAGCTCTTTTGACCATTTGCACTGCTTCTGCTTCATTTCaatgttcttttctttgtacCTGAAAAACAACGCGAGCGGATCCGAGTAATGGGTCGTGAGGTGAAGCAGCAACAATACTACCACTGAGAAATgtggaagaaaaacaaaagcaactGATGAATCCGATCAATGCTGATCTACGGTTCAACATTTCCCCCCAAAATGTGCCCTTCATCGGATTTCAGCGTCAactaccaaaacaaaatggatctcttttttctattttttttcagaGTTTTAGGGTTATTTGGGCtttagagcaagtccagcaacCATGGCTGGACTCGGGTTTGGCGTCAactaccaaaacaaaatggatctcttttttctatttttttttcagagtGTTAGGGttatttggaaatttggaaattttttttctaaaccaatactcttcactttttacaccaaatcctcatacattttcttctccttctactattattcactttctactcaatatttttttcactttcaagttgtattttGGGAGAAAAAGACGTTTTTAGGgttatttggagaaaaagatATTTCCAGCAATAAAAGGCAGCCTGTACAGGAGGTGGGGGCCACTAGACTGGGCTGGTCCAAGGTGGAGTTCGGCCTGAGTGAGAGCCCGACGGCTGTGATGTTATTGCTGACGCCAGGCTAGTGTCAGCCATtcatgtttgaatttttttttaccgtcGCGCGccaatgttaaaaaaaaattttaagcTCGAGCTACAGTAGCCACCAACAGCTAGCTTCCACGTGTCGGCGTCTTGGTTCTCCGATCtaattttttccttcaatccaacggtagccaatttttttgcaataaaaaaaattggaaattttttttctaaaccaacactcttcacttttaacaccaaatcctcatacattttcttctccttctactattattcactttctactcaatatttttttcactttcaagttgtatttttctctatcatattatgggttATTCTAGTGAAACTGGAGGagcatggagcatgatggaagatgttagcttgtgtgaggctttgGTCCAACTTAGTCATTGTCCCATAAcaggcaatgagatgaaattctgtcatatgtggaaaaaaaattcatcatgaattttgtgaaagggcaattggtttGACCCGTACGGAAATGACATTATCTAGTATGTGGAAAATTCTTAATAAAAAGTTGgcgaaatggagaaatgccttggcAAAAGTGATGGACAACcatagaagcggggaaaacCTTATcagtgaggtaaattatttgtaattttcattttattaatttctatgtcatattaatttttatttaaatgtttcttgcaatttatatattttgttaatatttcttgtattttcaatattaatatgaatgtttcttgcaatatttatattttgtattttgttttgcatttctaataaattgttaaaatttattgcatttccattatttgtttttttatatatattgcatttttttttaaatttattgcatttgcattatttttttttatttttacatgttgcattgccaatattatttaaagtttgttgcatttccattattattttttttttttacttgttgcattgccaatattttttaaagtttcttgcatttccatttctttttcttatagattatgcaagcacaaatgtggtttggtgctactgggtaaggcaaaaaaagtttcaaccataccctaTGTTGGGAGGCAGTGAAGaattgtaagagattccaaattattccgaAAGGCCCGACGGTAATGTTGAATGAGACGCTACTCCATGAGACACtggcatcggattcacctatggattccctgatgagtcaagactcacccatcgaaaaggagccaaggcctattgggaggcaggcggcgaaggcgaagagagggagtaattctagcaataatgcatctaaatttttggaggaaatttaaaagcaccaagccataagaattgaaatggacatgaaacaacaagagcacaaTAGGGCAATTCAACTAGAATatgcacaaaaaaaaaggagtatgtacgcaatgaaagggagtatgtacgccaacaaaacattgaaaaaaatgatcgggaaaccatggtcatggatacaagccatatgtcccctgaaacaaaacaattttggaagctagaacgaagggatgttatgaaacaaagactttttcgtgacgatggacctagcaacatggattggttaaatgatgaaaaccattaaaatagtttggttgcctttcatttcattgtattttttgttttgtttaaaaaaatgaatggtaattcatgtattttattttattaattgtattgattttctttcagtgaataaagaaaatatttaacaaaattcctttttattcaaaatattccatacataaaaagcaaaccacaaccaaagcataaaaaataaacaaaccacaacttaagcataaaaaaaacaaagcataactaaaaatacaacataaacataataaattaaaaaaaaatcttcacttcacttcattcaccttcattgcctttcaccgcccataaatgctccattaagtcaacttgacggcgttcatgaatatacgacaATTGCATCTCCGTatagcgatcaatcatacaGGGCATGAAACAaccgtctctaaccaacggttcatgctgcactggTTCCCCATTTGGCCCATgagtttttcataaattcgtgttaaGATCGTGTCCATGGGATCTAGTTCATACACTtcatcagcatcgtaatcatactTATCTTCCACAAtaatgttgtggaggatgatacaagtcatcattatactcctaagcacctcctcgtcaaatagacgcGCCGCGCCCCTAATAATAGCCCACCGGGCTTGAcggataccaaagcacctctccacatcttttatgTACCCTTCTTGATAagcagtaaaaaaaaatttcttatgggatcggggatgtggaattgatttcacaaatgttgtccatcTCGGAtagatgccatcagctagataatacccgttCTGGTtgacggtattgttgatttcatacgtgatatttggggcttcacctctcaaaacatcattgaacaccggaGATTGACCCAAGACgttcaaatcgttttgagatccggcaactccaaagaaggcgtgccaaactATGTATaaaaaccagcaactgcttcaaggatgatacttttctgcccttttctattttcgTAAtcccttgccaagcagttggacaattttttcATTGCCAGTACATGCAatcaatgctaccaatcattccaaGAAATCCacgagactcagctttttgtagaagccgttgcaggtccctgggcgtaggtctgcgCATGTAGTTcctggtgtacagagtttccactgcataAAAAAATCGCACCAAACTCTCCTAAATAGTGGACTTTCCCATCCGGGTAacctcatccacctgatcagcaaaTTACCCATATGCCAATATAagtatcacagctgtgaactttTGCTTGGGAAgaaatcccaaatttccagcacaatttttcttttgaacaaagtatttatcataattgcaaatatcatgcatgactttattgaacaaataggGTTACATTCTATATCTCgctcgaaaatgaacatcagagtatacagaatgtgggataaaataatcttccagaagattcttaccccgagaatgtctatgtctgtccacattcgggcCACGaccttctcgtgaaccacatcactctggttttcttcctccagcaaagcaactgctatgccaagttgctcatctagagaaatggaaatgtagagaagatcTGGTGTtggaggtatgagctgaacctctagttttaaaaaaaaaaattaggcaAATAGATATGACACGTGACGCAACCTTATaaggtgaaaatcttatctgaaatttgaaatttatctgaaatttgaaatgtatttgaaatttgaaatttatctaaaatttaaattttgaaatcgaaaatcttatccgatatgaatagtattaacacgtaggaacccaaaaatcttatccaaattaattatttaagtaaacaaagttgtgaaaaaaaaaaacaaaaacaaaatgaatagtatttgccatggcaaagggcaactgctggaaacacactttGCTTGGGGGgttagggcagccactattcatgtgaatagtagctgTCCTAGGACTCCCCTTGCCATGACAAGAGGCtaactgctggaaatgctcttagaCCCAAGTGTTGCTGGATTGAGCCAATGGTAAATCTCAGGTTTACGGGTGTTATTATCACTGGCTTTTTTAACCAAGGATGTGACCAATGCACtttgcataaataaataaaaattctaaaacCTTTTTTCATGCGTTTGGGTGTACTGATTaaatatctttaaaaaataaaagaatgtAAGAAATTTAAACTAAAGAAATAGGCAAGGTTAGCCATTTTGAGCTATTGGGTGTTGAAAGTCCtccttgcttttgttgttggtcatgagttattttccttctcttccagTATCTCTTGTATTGAAAAGttccttcatatttttcaggCGGAAAAATTTAGTTGCGGATGGAAGCCATGGCCCACATCTTTGTTTCAACTAGGCCCGGCTGCATACTTTTGGTAGGTAAGCACTGGGCCCAACAAGTCTACGACGTTGAGCCTTCTTTTTCAAATGGTTAAAACCCAAAAGTTTCCTTGAGTTGTCAAACCACACATGGGCTTCTCTTATTGACTATACGGCCCACACCACAGGGCAGGAAGAATATCTGTCAATCACCTTTTGAGGCCTAACTTGTGTTTCAAATGCCAAGTCCTAGTCACCTCTCACCATAGTGGACTCTCAAACACTTCGATGAAATGTCAAATTTTACGACTTGAAATCAATTGGACCAAACCAATTAGTTTGTGAATGCATTTATTCTTTCGACggcttctctctctgtctgtctctctctctctcttaggTAATGGATTCCTCTCTTTGATATCtcgtcaaaaaaaaaactgcatcATTTGTCTGTcaatcaaaatcaatgaattGAATTGGATCCCCCCACAGAATCCGATTCTTACGCTTCTTTCATAATCTCCAAAATTGGTTCAAAATCATTAGGCCCTAGCAGTCGTGCATGTTTTCTAGCCCAGcccacttttgttttttcacatTTGTTTAATCTGacgagaaaagaaaagttaattaataattaagaataaattaataaaagcaCAGCACACACAGCTATCAGCTATTGGGCTATAGCCAAACTGTGAAAGTCTATATTGAAATTGGAcctatctttttttctttcttccaccTGTATAATCATGATTTCGGCTCCGTCCATGACACCTTTTGCTTACAGCCTGTGTTGTGGTGTTGTGGTGTTGTGTTGTTGTGTGTGTTTGGTGGATATAGATATCATCAAATGCCCTATTAAAATTATCATCTGTTTCTCATATGTCAATCTTCATATTGCCTGCCGACCATATGCATGTTCTAGAACCATAAACAATTTCAGAAAAAACTTAGGTATCCATGGGAatctagaaaagaaaagcattcaactctctctctctctctctctctctctctgtgcataCACAATCAGGCAAGAACAGGAAGAGGTCCAAGCAGAATCAAAATTGTCTGCTCAATTTTCTAATACAAGTTACACAAACTTCTCAAAACCACATCCAATATCGATATTGGATGCAAGGACTTTGAAAAGAAGAGCTAACTTAAACTAACCATGCACAggaagaaaaatcaaacttgACTAAAAAGAGTGGGTGCACTGTCTTAGCCAACTAACTGGAAtttgtttcttaattaaaaGGGCATCtaatcaaagaaattgaaacCTCATCAACTAAAACACTAGCTATATAGCTGATCATATCAGGACCATGTGACAAGAAACTGCAGAAGATGCCCCACTTCTGCAATGAGGTAGACATTTAGAATGGATGCCATCTCACGTAAAAGTTTGGTAACATCCACACCATTAAATTGacctaaaaaaaaaccagaaacaaacaaaagcaagcaaagaaagagagaaagacatAACCTAGACCTATAcgcatatataaaaataattggcactttcaagtttcaaccacCAGTTATTCACACGCAAGTACTTCACTTTCTCAGCATTAAAGTTGCCGCAGAGCCTTTGATAAACTTGAATTCGATTGATAATGTAATTTATGATACATTTTCATATAGCGTGctcataaaattaaaaaaattaatgtatTTATATCTTTTCAGCTTTGAACATTAAAATTCAGTGTGGAAATATatccacagagagagagagagagagagagagagagagagagagagagagagagagagagggagagggcttaaatatatatgtatttaaatgggagatcatcatcttcatcatcagcaTAAAATTCTCCCACTAGAATCATgtacatgaagaaaaaaatgctaAAGAAAAAGTAATTGCAACATGGTTTGTCTCTCAACCCCACTTGATCTAtcattttatgcaaataatgCTTCTGGGACACTAGAATTCTTATAGTTTAATTCGAACCCATATACATATACAGGAAACCCAACTAATCTCGCATCTCCACCTGTCCTCCGGGCTTATTAAATTTGCAAGATTTCATTGACAAATTGCTCTCATAGGAACATGCAATATTCGCAAATTATTTAGCATATTATAAGCAAAAAAGGAATAATGCATTTACCAATAtcacaaatataattaataacttgatttatcaaatatataaatgcGGTGCATGTCACAAGCCAGAATGATGCTCCTCCACTTATTATACGAGCAATCCatgattgagagagagagagagagagagagagagagagagagagagagagagatgggttaTTTGAGGCTACTCTATCCTTTTGAAAACCCCTAATTTGGAGAAAAATTTAGTTGCAACAAGAATGACACTATTTTACTATCATCGATCCATAATGTTATAACACATAAAAGTGTTATCACGTGTGTGATAAATTTATTGgccaaaaatagcaaaatagtgttatccATGTTTCATAGAAGTGTTTGTCCCCAATTTGACACCAAAAAATacttaaaaccaaaaacaaaaggaagggCTTCGTTTGGTTTTGATAGGCAAATGTTCTTAGGCCCAGTTTGGGATTGTTgtgactttaaaaaaaaaagttgtttctATTGTGCTTTGACAATAATTAGATGTAAAGTAAAACAGCCCCATATTTGATAAACTATACTTTTGAAGTGGTGTTAGTACAAAAAACAGTGACAAAACCGTTtagtaaattttaatataaaactgtTGTAACTGTggataatgactaaaatatacatgatgttgaaagtgtTATGTGCTAATTATGTGGTTGTTGTGGGGTGGATGTGGTGGTGAAAGAGATGGaggtgaaggtggtggtggtgatgaataTTTTTACCAAATACCTTAAACTGCTTAACTTTAAAATGAAGTAAGTTTTtggtcaaaaaaaaaacaatcgcAAAGGAGACCTTGGTTATATGATTAGCTGAGGACAAGCAGCTAAATCTTTGGCTTTTTTTAACAAGTAATAAAAGGCAACTAAGGGAAATTTGTGTTAGGTAaagtttaaaaatgaaaaagattcttgtttttttttttttttttccttttttcataaatatatGTAAATGTTTTCCCGCTCCCTTAATGGACCCAAGTCATTGTCATGAATGTGGTCATTTTACATagtatttggtttttttttttttgggggtaatGGAAGTCGGTTGCTTTGGTTTGGCGAAATTCACGGATTTTTTGTTCCCCTCTTTATTATGTGTGAATACGACATAAAGCTATCATATGCATCTACAAAGAGTATGTATAATGTATCAGAAAACGAAGATTGAGAGAAAACGAGAGATGAGGTTTTTGAGGGTGACGTTTGCCTAACaacaatgtttttctttttctttttatttatggattaTATTCATTCTTGTGGAAATGGGAGGAAGAACAACACGGGGAATACGTCTCTTCTGTTGACCTTTCCATTTGGCTTGTTATGCTCATTGTTGACTTAATTGCTCTCTATTTACagattagagagagagagagagagccccATTAAACTTGTAATCtctctttaattaataattaaacacATCTCATCTTTGTATCCACCATCTTATTGATGGGATTGCAAACTGTGAGTAATAAATGTACAAAATCATATGTAACACGAGATTGTCACGTCATAATATGcaactatataatatatatacaaactcCTTTTGCTCTAGAGTTTTGTTGATTTGAAATCGGTATACAGTTCGTTGTTTGTAAggtaaaaaaaagtacaaactaAAATAGTAAGAGAAATACTTCACTATCAAATCAAAGTGAAGAACAAATTGAGAGAAAAGTTACTACACCAAagtttttgtgtgttgttaATACTTGATATTTGCAGATTGCTTTATACACCATAAATGATGTGTTCTAGTGTAGTGAGTTTATTTCGTAAATGATGTGATTTTTCATCAAGCTGCATGCATTGATTTTAAAGCCCTTGCATATTTGAGATGTCGTTTGTTGTAAGGGGCCCTTCACATATAAATAACCCAAACTAACATGCATGCAAAGCTACATGTCTTGCAAACAGCCATACATGTCACATGGGTTAGCTTAGCCTCCTCCACAGTTGCACTACTTCTCTTCCGCTCCAGAGCAAAAGACTCTTAGCAGATTTGGGCTTAGTTAAGTTGGATAAAGTTGATGTGCTTCTCATTTTGCATTCGAGTTTTAATcccttttttataatttagattatagTAAAAtagaatatcgcttgtataaaaataaaaatagagcAAAAGACCCTTATTGATATTATTGCCTAAACCattaattgcaaatatcaatTACAAAGTCTTCCCTCTCAACAATTGGGTGAAATTAGtgagtttaattaatttgcatTGCCCTCCTAATTAGCCCCAACAGCTAGCTAAAACACCTCAGTGGTTACTAGATTGCGTGCTCAGCAACCCTACACATATAAAACCACAAGTAATATACAATATGCAAAGTTACAAATAAAACACatgtatttataaaattataaacgTTAAAATCAATCACCTAGACAAACATCATATTCTTGACAtgaattgaacaagagaataaaattatttatttatttatctggCCGGGCCTGACCTAGGCATCATCTTTTGGAATGGAAaggtgtattttctttttcttcatttattttttaaaaatgaattagTAGCTATtaaaatgtaattaatttggtAATGAACAAGTTAAGTTAAGTTGGGGGCGCAGAGTGCGGAGTGCAGAGCACTTTTGAAGTTTGAGGTGTGTGTGAGTTGCGATTAGTGAGTGATTAAACAGCTTTCTCATCGTCCAATAATGCTCCACATGACCACACGTCTTTACACAAATGACCGACACGTGGTCGGGCCGCATTGGAGAAAAGACTTGCCTCGGTTCgtgaatattattataatttttgtgaGTGCACGCCAgaatctttttgtttttgtgggttctttctttggaggaggaggaggaggaggaggaggagagataGTGGAGTTGCTTGGTTTTGAAGTTTGTTTCTTTATCCCATTCCTATTCCTATTCGACACatacatttaatttttattcatttatttttcctcttaAGATCCTTAAAGATGATGTTTGCACGTGGCCGTGTTTACACCACTTTTTCctatgtttaattaattaattaaataagtaaTTAACAAGTACGATATCTACTTGCAAATTACAATAACAaggtttaattaattgataaatatatatacagtaCGATCTCTACTTAGCTATATATTCCACTTTCAACCacctttatctttttattcttttgcaTATCTTATTTAtcgttttctgttttttttaataaaaagtttCGAGCACAtccaagaaaaacacaatttctttatattttgtattttccaAATCAATCGAAAATATAatcaattacattttttttaaaggctgCCTACCCGACAATGAGGAGAGTTATTCAGGttggatttttgggttttaatttcTCTTACTTCCAAATGtaaaaaaaccataaaacaaaatattggaCACCTTgcgttttgttgttgtttaatGTTGGTACATTCATGCGTTtatcaattaatttaaatttctgaTTTGCCAAAATCGCCTTGGAAATCTCAATCTTTGCATAAAAGAAAACGAGTAAATAAAgcattatataaataaaaaaagtagcTGAGCAAAAGCGGTGCAAAGTTTGACACTTGGATCTCAAGGGATAATGTTAATCTCCCAAAGGATTTAGAGACCAACACCTGGAAGAAAAAGTAGCAATGTTAGTCATAATTCCTAAACCACCA
The window above is part of the Prunus dulcis chromosome 1, ALMONDv2, whole genome shotgun sequence genome. Proteins encoded here:
- the LOC117615191 gene encoding peptidyl-prolyl cis-trans isomerase CYP23-like — encoded protein: MKGTFWGEMLNRRSALIGFISCFCFSSTFLSGSIVAASPHDPLLGSARVVFQTNYGDIEFGFYPSVAPKTVEHIYKLVRLGGYNTNHFFRVEKGFVAQVADVASGRLAPMNEEQRREAEKTVIGEFSQVKHVRGILSMGRYEDPNSAASSFSMLLGDSPHLDGQYAIFGKVTKGDETLKALEELPTRREGIFVMPTERITILSSYYYDTEMESCEHERSIMKRRLAASAIEIERQRMKCFP